The Stigmatopora argus isolate UIUO_Sarg chromosome 1, RoL_Sarg_1.0, whole genome shotgun sequence genome segment GAACCCACTTTGCAGTGCTGCTGGTTATTAGAAGCACTGTGCAAAGGAaagtttttatgtatttatttaaccaGAAATCCAAGTCAATTTCCAACCCTAAATACATTTCCGCACGCATTTGACTTGGTAAAGACAAAACTAATGGTAAACTGCGCCAAGAGTGAGCAATAAGTGATGATACGTTCGGGTCATGTGGGTGTCGGAATTCAAAGTCTGGTTATTTCAGAATTTAGGTTGCAAATGAGTGAAAAAGGATTTGCaaccaatacatttaaaaaaaaagattcaaaatgTGAGAATCACATACATAAACAAGCACTTATAATTCATAGGAGTATTACAATTAATCTGAATCGACACATGAAATCTGTATTCTGCTAAGTTTAACATCAATCTTTtagatatacatttttttaaatgaatatttttcattcaaatgtctgaaatgtttaaacaaaaaatatcaaaattgcTCTGTAAGTTTTATTGCTTGGGACAAACTGGAAGTGATCATGTGAAATGTGGGCTATGATTTCATCTTGTCCCAGTCATTCCTCtgatttaaatgtaattatgcCAACATTAAACCAGAGTGTTCAGCTaagaaaacatttacattttaatttcacaCCCATTGTGTTGTGGTTTGGGACCAAAAGTATAATACGTAATTGTATCTATAGACCAATATAGACTGTTCATGAATGCACTTGCCTTTTAATGTaactaaatgaataaaaaatatgatctTTGACTTACAGTACAAAACCCCCTGCTGGACTGATGGCTCAATTGTCGATTTTACTGCCTTCAATTATGACTCTCATCGCGGCACTTGCTTTGAAATTGATTTCAGTGGTAAATATTCTTGTATTTTGGGTGGGGAAActtatattattatttcttttatcTTCTTTGATCTGTCTGAATCTTCTACTGCTAATTTGGTGGGGTGGATCATGAGTAATGGAAAATATATATGCCCATTGAATTGTTGAGGGTTTTCGTTGTCATTATTGATTTTgtatttgtgtttctttttcaGATCTTCTCTGGGACAATGCACACTGTGGTATCGtcaacagatttgtttgtgcCAGAGATGCTGAATGTGGCTACTGAGCTTCACTCCCGCCATCATGTCAAAATATTATTCATAGAGCATGCTAACAAATCTCTCATTTACTAATTggcagcagtaaaaaaaaagaaaaagaaaaaaaccagcAGACAAAACTAATAAAAAACATCTTACATGGAATAATTGATTTATGTAgcgtcttttttcttcttcttttttttatattttattttattaagctTGTTACACctgtggttagcgcatcggcctcacagttatgatcgatcccaagtgggtcctccctgtgtggagtttgcatgttctccctgagcttgcgtgggttttctccgggtactttggtttcctcccacatctcatgacagactggttaaacactccaaattgcccctaggtatgagtgtgagcgtgaatggttgtgtctgtggcttggctgagataggccccagcaccccccacaactgcaatgttccctctatttttttgtttgtctgggcagaaagacaacctccctgagcacactgagtaccagtgtgagcaacatcatcattgctcgctatggccacgcaccagtatcacacctgccataagcaggtgcatgtctactacacataaatgatttagtaataataaaatgtaatgattaatatctatgaatgggcggcccggcggatgagtggttcgcgcgtcggcctcacagctctggggtcctgggttcaaatccaggccggtccacctgtgttgaatttgcatattctccctgggcctgcgtgggttttctctgagtactccgttttcctcccacatcccaaaaagatgcattgtaggctgattggacactaaaattgcccctaggtatgggtctgagtgtgcatgactgtccgtctcattgtgccctgcgattggctggccaccgatacagggtgtcccccgcccctggcccaaagtcagcggggataggctccagcaccccccgcgagtgattaagtggataaagcggttcagaaaatgaatgaaaaaaatatctatgaataaaacatcttcataaatgccattagaatatgcacaaatccgacttcaatttgaccttattttacacatctctccttctcacttctcattctcattcaaatgacttttctgctgaatgtgtcacttgagatagtcaagtttctatttatatgcaatatttttccatgatattgctttgatttatttaataagggatagaacataataatgaacatatttatattcatgttaatgaacatatgtatgattgtagccgagggctaatttacatttatagtccattgtgtaggttgaagccaaacgatcacacatactagagacacacgcacgcacgcacgcatgcacgcacacagtagatttagacagttctcacccgatttcaccgcttgatagaagggctgtaaaacacgaaaaacataagagtggacagagctactgccactggctgccgcgtaaacggcgccatcatggggaaaggggttaaaaacaaaaacaaaaaaaagtttggattttatttactgcacgctatatgattgctgctgcgcgaagaagacgagagtagtgcgcaattgcgcacgcgcgcagcttagagggaacattggacaaggataagcggttcgcaaactgaatgaatattttttggaaAATAATCCCTTCATCATTTCATATTGAAGGCTTCTCGAAACAGCAATGCATTAAGTGTGTGTCTCACGCATTTCAGGCCATTCTCAGGCCCTATGCCAAACcttacattgtgtaaaatgtcaTTTGGTATGCAATTACAGACTGAAGGCTATGATGAAGAGGACTCATGCCATCTACCGGATCCTGACCAAAAGGCAACAATGATTCTgccattaattaattaatttgaaaaaatagcGCTATTTTAGAATACACATTGGACATTTGGaaatatattgtaaaatattttttaaaaggacaGTGGGAGGCCTGGAAGAATGTCAAAAAAAGTCTGAATCACGATTCTTAACCCACCATTTGATACTAAAGCCATATTAAACAGGCTGAAGGCTTCTCAAGTTGCCACTCAAATATTTGTGATAAGCAAAAGACCGCATTTGGCACCCCTTTTGGGTTCTTTCATTGTAACTGATTGCTCGCAGAACGTTGTAATGCACTGGGAATTTTCCACAAGCTTGTGGAACACATGTTTATTACATGGGAGTCTCTGTTCTCTAGttcatataatatattatacgTGTTAGAATATAATTGTTCTTTCTTCTTCTGTTGATGGATTAGGGTTACCACCTCATCCACGGGTGTCCAATTCCATTCCAACCGAAGAAGAGGATCAATTTTCACCAAACCGGTGTCTTAAAAgcagcccggcggcttgagtggttggcacatcggcctcacagctctcaggtcctgggttcaaatccaggtcggtccacttgtgtggagtttgcatgtttgcatcTCTTCAAGTCTAAGGTAattgctgtcaggtgctgctggtttcaaaagaaacctcattggttaaactgtctgagaTGGCTCAGTTGGAAGAAAAACCGGCACCCACcatggccctttgtggaatagtttggacacccctgacttaATGTGGCTACAAGTCTATGGCCTTGTCAGCTAATGAAGAAGGTTTGTGGTAGGATTTTACATATCGCATATCATTGTGGTCTTAATGCGGGTGAATGCGCACACTCAGTTTACTCTAAACAATTTTCCTCCTGTGAGTTGGGATTATGATATGATTAGATTTTGCTTCTCTCAATCTTTTCTCATGACGACAGTGTACTGCACCTGTAGAAAATATGTAAGTGAAGATGTTTCCATTGCATGTTAAACTAAGGTGTGGAGCTTTATTGTTTAAATTCTTTATTGTGTTCCCAGGTCTCATGGCAGGAATATTATCTGAGTCATTGGGGGGTGGCGGTGGacaattcatacctgtcaacctctgccgataactgcccttataaatgattatgattccccttacaaacccccaaaaaaccttacaaacaccgtacgagtcgtacggtgtttgtaaggttttttgggggtttgtaaggggaatcataatcatttataagggcagttatcggcagaggttgacaggtatgacaattGGACGTTAAAGTTAAAATTAATAGGAACAAAGGTTCTGGCCTTCATGTGTAAGGTTTTACATTTTTCATCTTTCCCATGTGTGTTTGTACCGGTCCACTCGTATTTCCTGGTGAATTAAACACTATTGTTTTACACAATGGAGGTGAAATGTGCATGGGCTTCATACAAAGAGTCAATTCGACCAAATTAACCCAAATCATACTCATTGATTGATAAATGCTGAAAGTCCTGCTTTGGGTTGAGAAGGAAATGTATTATGTGCACAATGGCTTGTCTCCAACTTCACACCCAGACAATTATCCAATTAtccaaaaatgacaatcatCTGGGTTGTTCCATTCTTTCACAAAGGTCTCCATACCTACCTGAGCCACAAGATGTGAATGCGTCAATGTACTaatacaggggtgggcaaaccggtcctcgagggccgctgtgggtgcaagatttttcgttccaaccgatccaatacAGACCGTTTAACCAAAGAGGTTTCtgatgaaacaagaagcacctgactgcaatccactgattgtacttctaacataccagattggtggaaaggtttgctcttatgggttggaatgaaaacctgcacccactgcagccctttgtggaatagtttgcccaccccatgCCCTTATATGTAGTATTTACCACTGTATGTATTGGTCTGTCAGCATAGATGAAGTTTCACGTGTGTTGTCGCAAACATATCCTATGATCTGGGGACCAAATGACTTTGATCTGGACAAAAAGTTTTGTTAAGTATTTGAGATTCCCTTTTGAAATGTGTAAATTAAACCCCACACTTGAAGGGGTTGTATACAAAAGCATACATGTGAGTTAATTATAAAGCCAGCAAAAATGAGGGAGTCTTCACACCTCGTTTGCTTTCTAATATATTTTGGTACTTTTTTGGTACGGTTCCttttcattttacaatttttgcaAATGACTGgacatttgaaaacaaaccTACACATGTGCAAACATCATTTAATGATTAGTAGTTAGACATAACTCTCTGGATGGGGTaacaatgtaaaatatggaagTAAACAATCATGGAGCTCCACCTTGCATCATTTTTGCTAATATCGATATTCTTCATGCGACAACAAGCATTTTCGGGACATTTGGAAAATTGAAAAGTATCTAGAAGAAATTCCTTCTCTTATTGGATCCATGTCGAACCCTTTTTACCTTTTAGGTTTTCTATGGACCAAACAGGACAGGTGTGAATGCACCTTGAGAATTGTCTGGTGTTTTAAATAAGTGACCTTTTTTAACAACTAAtctgtaattgtatttttttctttctaacattttatttttaacatttcatgTGCTGCCATTCAACTTCTTTCCAGCAACGGATTTTCTTGTCCTCTCTTCTTCTGCTTGTAGGTGAGTCCTACAGATGCGGACATTATGTATTCTGTCCCGTATATCTGCATGTTTGTGGtgaaaaaataactcaaattTTCAAGGATTCTTATGAAACTTGCAGGATGTTTTTGAAATTTAACGgaggtgattacattttgggaTCATGagttcaaaggtcacagagatcGACAAAGCGCTTTCGCTTGTTTCATGCTTAGAGAGTCCCCTCGCTACCAATTTTGTTACTACCCAGATCTATTTATTTGTGAAATATAGTTTAGCATTTtagaaaaaactgtaaaaaggcTCTTAAGTACCATAACAACACATTTACAAACTGCGCAACCTGTTTTTACTGTTCTTACGTTGTGAAATGTAACATAAATACAAGAAAATCAGTCATACAGAAACAGTTTTGTGCTTGAAAGATTTGCAATTTATTGCAAGGATTCCCATTAAAATTAGTTTAGCAAGTGACAGCAATCAAGTACTCTAACCCCATAATTCAAATGGATCAGAGATATTTTTAAAGCTAATGTGGTTAAAGACTATGCCATCATGATAGTATAGTGGGGATAAGATTGGGGGATGGCCGTTTAGTGACATGCTTTCTTGTTCACAGCtctgatgcacacaaatggatTTAAATCTGTGCATTCATCATCGTCCCACATCTCGTCtgcaagaaaaacacaaaaggaatgTTACTGTCACGGAAAATGCAATGCATATACAATATGAAAAGACATTtaattaaatcatatttttgttgttgtttttttacgaaccATCTGCTTCAATCTCAACACAATCTTCATTTCCACCGTCGTTGTCAGGTTGGCCACTGCTAAAGTGTCTGAAATTAACAACTTCACCATCGGTCCATATGAAATCGTCCTCCTGTAAAACAAAGCCAAAATGTGTTTACGTGAACTGAATGCCTGCATTAGCAATGTGAAATACTTGAGGAAAAAGTTTGATCAAGATTGAAGACTTTTGAGTGAtttggaatcttttttttttagactttgcTGTGATCATTTAACCTATGTCATAatgatatatataataaaaataatgaagacaaaaaagccAATATAAATTAAAGGCCCAACTTCCACTAGAAAAataagtatatttttttttctactttatgGATCCAAAATGAATCAACACATCACTTTTCGGTAGACCTACCTGACCTGTTCCAATTACCATGATGAAGAATTTTTTATACAAAGTACACTATAGGAGATAAggcatacttttttttctttaggtcTGTGACAAGATTGAGACTGTAGGAAAAACTTTTCTCATGATCAAAAGTGACTTGAATAATTCAGAACCTTTGTACTgatcttcttttttatttatttacctcaATTGCATCATGAAGTCCAATCCATGTGTCTACCACTGAACCAGCACCCTCCCGAATCAGCTCAACAACGATTGCGTTTTCCTTGCGACTGTTGATGGAGACCAGATTCCCACCAATAACATTGCAAACGCTCTAAaagtggggagaaaaaaaaaatatttaaagtgtTATCTGTAACTGAATCGAAAAGGCTCATAAGTTGGACTGGAGGAAAATAGCTACTACTCTAACAGGGGTTCTCATAACAGTAATTGTGTGAAAGGTTTCCATACCTCAGCGTCTGAAAAACTCCTGGGATCGTGCTGGTAGATGTAACAGTACTTGTCCAACAGAGTCCAGCCTTTAggacaattgcagtttttttctgaAACATAATGGATAAGTATCAATTCTTTGTGTTGACATGTTAGATACTGTATATTTCCAATTTAATCCCAGCTACATACGTACCACTCTCACTTTGCCTCTAAAAGAAAGACGTACGAGAAGAGAACAATGTTTcaattttgagagctaaaacacAAATCTATGACAAACAGTTGTGTCATCAGAACAATTGACTTACAGCTTGGGTCAGTGCAAGGATCCCACAAAGGGCAAACAACAGGCGAAGATAAGCCATCTGTGTGATTTTAGAATGATTGAGTTCTCTTGCTTTGGATTTTTaaccatttataaaaatgtgagcTCGAAAAACAGTAGGATGTCAAAAATCGACCTAAACTTACCTTTGTAGACTTGATGCTCGGTGTGCAAAATCGGGAAGTACAGATGTTTTATACCTATCGTTGACTCTCACGGAATGTTGCATCACGGGTTACGGGACATGTCAAACAAGTTACTAAGTACGGTTAAATTAGTGCATCACTTGTCAGTAAATGGACCCACAACAATGCAGCTgaattaaaatgttcttttgacTGGGTTAGaacttctctcatctcatctcattttccgagccgctttatcctcattaggggtcgcggggggtgctggagccgatccaaGCTGACTACGGGCTAGAGGTGGGggaccttgatttgattttgatcctgaatcggtggccatccaatcgcagggcacaaggagacgtaaaaccatgcacacacccatacctcggggcattttagagtgtccaatcagcctaccgcgcatgtttttggaacgtgggaggaaaccggcgtacccagaggagaacatgcaaactccacacaggtggaccgacctggatttgaacccaggacctcagagctgtgaggccgacgcgctaaccactcgctccaccgagcCGCCCGGGTTAGAATTTATAGATATGAAACAATATGTTTAAATGGCTTCCCATAACTGTTTATGTTTAAATCACTACGTGGACATTATAAAAGAATATCTTCTTGGTCATGTTTTTTGCCACACAGGCAGCAGTCATAGATTGTACGTATATTCAATATTATAGTGGCTCTCGTTCCAATCAAACTGTTTCTTTACAGTAAAATAATATTGTAGTAACACGGATTGATCAAAATTTGACTCTGAgaacaccattaaaaaaatgaatggattgacCAAAACTTTTTTATTCAGGCTTGCTTCCTGATTGACAAGCCAGCACAGAAGAAAGGAAACATCCTTACAAAAGACATTTTGCAATGTCATGCAAACTCTCTACAATACAATTTTTGGTTTTGTAACTGAAGACATAAAAATACCACAATTGGTCTGTTCTGATATCATTACAACCTATTCACATATGTTGAAGTTACTCGTGttcaatgtatttaaaattgtaacttttttgtgtgtttctaaaAATAATGTTGTCTCATTGTTTTGGGAgacaaatgaattcattttcctGCATTATTCTCCTTTACTAGGATCAAAATAGGTTTAATTTTTGTACCAAAAGATATGACCTATTTCGAGAGAAACGTAACACTAAATTTGCAAAACttaaagtgttaaaaatgaaagataAAAGTGTACTGGCTGTTAAAATAAGAGACGATAAGCTAGCTAGATCTTTTGTCAAATATTTCCGTCCCTGAGCACTAAAATTTTTGGTCTGTGTCCAATTCCACACCCAAACTAAAGcttaatcaagaaaaaaatgtcagtcatCTTTGAGGAACTTGTTTGGGACCATACTGAGTCATTAGCACTGAAAACGTAGATATACGTAATGAGCTCTCTAACTGCACTTTGAGGATTCATGTTATGTTCACACATTCCTTCCACACACGCCAATCAATTCATACAGCGGGTAGAGAAAAGAACTCCGATAGCccccagctctgttctggggtGGGTGAGAGGAAGGTGTTGGCCAAGTTCACAATCAtcatcactctctgcatggtaCTTCAGCTCATTCAGCTGTTGACTCCCACCCCGCATGAAGAGTCCCGACTGCTTTCGTTCCATCAGCATTAAAACTATAATCCCCGGGATCATTGCCTGATGTTAAGATAAACTGAACTCTACAATCTTCTCTGTCTgctctcaaaacaattgcactATCCATTTTGCACAGATCTGTGGAGGTGAGCAAGCTCCTTGCATCGACCCTGCATTGCATCTTGTCAGCACGGTATTTAAACACAGACCAGTCAAGAAAAAGGTGCCGAGATATTGCCTTCATagtcgatatatatatatatatatatatatatatatatatatatatatatatatatatatatatatttatatatatttatatatatttatatatagtatatatatatttacatatatgtatatatatttatatatatatatttatatatatatatatatatatatatatatatcagtggcggtcggtgcattttctcgtagcgccttcaacgtatcaatccaaccctcaaaaactattttatggctataaaacctctactgcagctagagctgtgacacataaaaaataatcaataaatcaatacacaaaaattgggtaaaatccacttcctagcagcatttcatgattaaatacaaatactggagcttttcagacattaaaaccaggccaggggggcgattttcccgggaaaagacagcgatgaacgtcaatggcgtacgggcaaacattgcccgaaaatggggtaaaatccagccgaaaacagtatttattgattaaatacaaatactggagctttttagacatcagaaccgggcccggagtatcatttccccggtaaaaagacagcgatgaacgtcgatacgtccatacgtgaaatgacaaaaaatgcactaaaattaggtaaaatccacttcctagcagcatttattgactgaatacaaatactggagcttttgagacattacaactagggggtcaggggggtgatttcctcgggaaaagacagcgatggacgtcaacggcgaaacggcaaaaattaaactggggtaaaatccacatcctagcagcatttagtgattaaacacaaacactggagc includes the following:
- the LOC144083390 gene encoding galactose-specific lectin nattectin-like gives rise to the protein MAYLRLLFALCGILALTQARQSESEKNCNCPKGWTLLDKYCYIYQHDPRSFSDAESVCNVIGGNLVSINSRKENAIVVELIREGAGSVVDTWIGLHDAIEEDDFIWTDGEVVNFRHFSSGQPDNDGGNEDCVEIEADDEMWDDDECTDLNPFVCIRAVNKKACH